In Myxococcus stipitatus, the following are encoded in one genomic region:
- a CDS encoding MotA/TolQ/ExbB proton channel family protein, with protein sequence MNLGFLTNLAVLANAGGPERGFFEEVARRWEAGQWGMYPIAACLVVALSIMVERTIVLFGKASINKEAFLRGLKKHIYAGDLDKAINYVAGQKATPLTSVIKAGLMNVPKGQDEVQAALDEATLRETPRLEARSGYLAMLGNAAMLAGLLGTVSGLISCFEAVANVNPADKATILANGISEAMNCTGFGLVTAIPCLIAFSVLMGRTQSLVNDINETSVSVLNLIVANKDKFKNLNVPSARDHHDD encoded by the coding sequence ATGAACCTGGGGTTTTTGACGAATCTGGCCGTGCTCGCCAACGCGGGTGGACCTGAGCGGGGCTTTTTCGAAGAGGTCGCCAGGCGTTGGGAGGCCGGTCAGTGGGGTATGTACCCCATCGCGGCCTGTCTCGTGGTGGCGCTGTCCATCATGGTCGAGCGCACCATCGTGTTGTTCGGCAAGGCGTCCATCAACAAGGAAGCCTTCCTCCGCGGCCTGAAGAAGCACATCTACGCGGGTGACCTGGACAAGGCCATCAACTACGTGGCCGGCCAGAAGGCCACGCCGCTGACGAGCGTCATCAAGGCGGGCCTGATGAACGTTCCCAAGGGCCAGGACGAGGTCCAGGCCGCGCTGGACGAGGCCACCCTGCGCGAGACGCCGCGCCTGGAGGCCCGCAGCGGCTACCTGGCGATGCTCGGCAACGCGGCGATGCTCGCCGGTCTGCTCGGGACGGTGTCGGGTCTCATCTCCTGCTTCGAGGCCGTGGCCAACGTGAACCCGGCCGACAAGGCGACCATTCTCGCCAACGGTATCTCCGAAGCGATGAACTGCACGGGCTTCGGGCTGGTGACGGCCATCCCGTGCCTCATCGCCTTCTCCGTGCTGATGGGCCGCACCCAGTCGCTGGTCAACGACATCAACGAGACCAGCGTCTCCGTGCTGAACCTCATCGTGGCGAACAAGGACAAGTTCAAGAACCTGAACGTCCCCTCGGCGCGGGACCACCACGACGACTGA
- a CDS encoding ExbD/TolR family protein — translation MAGGMDTGGGGKGGKKPLDAAINLTAFIDLMAVTISFLIMTAVWTQIGRLQVSQAGGPSTEEEPPPTETKTVQLTLLITPTELRLSADQSTFDPIPLTKDGKGKTDLSKLVARFKELKAQLPDQTAITLQPEDKVRYEDLVRIIDECIGSGLPQVSVSAAMG, via the coding sequence ATGGCCGGCGGAATGGACACAGGTGGTGGTGGCAAAGGTGGCAAGAAGCCGCTCGACGCCGCCATCAACCTGACCGCATTCATCGACCTGATGGCAGTGACCATCAGCTTCCTCATCATGACGGCGGTCTGGACACAGATTGGCCGTCTCCAGGTGTCCCAGGCGGGAGGTCCCTCCACGGAGGAGGAGCCGCCCCCGACGGAGACCAAGACAGTGCAGTTGACGCTGCTCATCACCCCGACGGAGCTGCGGCTGTCGGCGGACCAGAGCACGTTCGACCCCATCCCCCTCACCAAGGACGGCAAGGGCAAGACGGACCTGTCCAAGCTGGTGGCGCGCTTCAAGGAGTTGAAGGCGCAGCTGCCGGACCAGACGGCCATCACCCTTCAGCCCGAGGACAAGGTCCGCTACGAGGACCTGGTCCGCATCATCGACGAGTGCATCGGCTCCGGGTTGCCCCAGGTGTCGGTGTCCGCGGCGATGGGCTAG
- a CDS encoding biopolymer transporter ExbD → MAIKVPGKRYGKRLQHSKVFGHGGAHAKRSGYADLLITPLVDMFVIIVLFLIANFSATGEVLMMTKDIQLPEAVHVQEVEMHPVVMVSGEQVSVSGTIVGRVEDFSKDEYLNIPALEEKLRDMKKQFEDLHAMANDDANTFKGDINIQAHKDVEYAIIKRVMFSCATAGYNNINFAVLTTAGSDGATAAATH, encoded by the coding sequence ATGGCCATCAAGGTTCCAGGCAAGCGGTACGGCAAGCGCCTCCAGCACTCGAAGGTGTTCGGGCATGGCGGCGCCCATGCGAAGCGCAGCGGCTACGCCGACCTGCTCATCACCCCGCTGGTCGACATGTTCGTCATCATCGTGCTCTTCCTCATCGCGAACTTCTCCGCGACGGGTGAGGTGCTGATGATGACCAAGGACATCCAGCTCCCCGAGGCGGTCCACGTGCAGGAAGTGGAGATGCACCCGGTGGTGATGGTGTCCGGCGAGCAGGTCAGCGTGTCCGGCACCATCGTCGGGCGCGTGGAGGACTTCTCCAAGGACGAGTACCTCAACATTCCCGCGCTGGAGGAGAAGCTGCGGGACATGAAGAAGCAGTTCGAGGACCTGCACGCGATGGCGAACGATGACGCCAACACGTTCAAGGGCGACATCAACATCCAGGCCCACAAGGATGTGGAGTACGCCATCATCAAGCGGGTGATGTTCAGCTGCGCCACGGCGGGCTACAACAACATCAACTTCGCGGTGCTCACCACGGCGGGCAGTGACGGCGCCACGGCGGCCGCCACGCACTGA
- a CDS encoding HAD family hydrolase, translating into MQLRAVFFDLDGTLVDSLGDIADAMNHALVRHGLPAHPEPAYRRFVGEGVRELARRAVPAGREELAGLVLETYRAYYEEHLFDRTAAYPGILGMLSALAGQGVVMGVLSNKSDGFVKQLVERLLPGVPFRVVYGERQGVPRKPDPTAVLGMAAELNVEPLTCGFVGDTAVDMLTARAAGMYGVGVTWGFRDAEELHSHGARVVATTADELLTALRTARI; encoded by the coding sequence ATGCAGCTTCGTGCCGTCTTCTTCGACCTTGATGGGACCTTGGTGGATTCGCTGGGGGACATCGCGGACGCGATGAACCATGCGCTCGTGAGGCATGGCCTTCCCGCGCACCCCGAGCCTGCTTATCGCCGCTTCGTCGGTGAGGGCGTGAGGGAGCTGGCTCGCCGGGCGGTGCCAGCCGGGCGCGAGGAGCTGGCCGGGCTCGTGCTGGAGACGTATCGGGCGTACTACGAGGAGCACCTCTTCGACCGCACGGCGGCCTATCCCGGCATCCTCGGGATGCTTTCGGCGCTGGCCGGGCAGGGCGTGGTGATGGGGGTGTTGAGCAACAAGTCGGATGGTTTCGTGAAGCAGTTGGTGGAGCGGCTGCTGCCGGGGGTGCCCTTCCGCGTGGTGTATGGCGAGCGGCAGGGCGTGCCTCGCAAGCCGGACCCGACGGCGGTGCTGGGGATGGCGGCGGAGTTGAACGTGGAGCCCCTGACGTGTGGCTTCGTGGGGGACACGGCGGTGGACATGCTGACGGCGCGCGCGGCGGGCATGTACGGCGTGGGCGTCACCTGGGGTTTCCGGGATGCGGAGGAGCTGCACTCCCATGGAGCCCGCGTGGTGGCGACGACCGCGGATGAGTTGCTGACCGCGCTGCGCACCGCGAGGATTTGA
- a CDS encoding putative glycolipid-binding domain-containing protein → MNSPRFDASRTRRCLRSWQWTRRDMPGSEYCELWELDDGWGVMGSVVLAEKGVPCLAEYSVETDSRWLTRETRILLRRGGSSQSLVLRADAQRRWWRGDEEVTAFRGCTDVDLAFTPATNTLPIRRLNLEVGQAQDVTAAWVRMPDLSLVPLPQRYTRLGPTTFRYESGGGSFVADVETDELGLVTRYPPAWERIATGAPDTGRGFL, encoded by the coding sequence ATGAACTCTCCGCGCTTTGATGCGAGCCGCACCCGTCGCTGCCTTCGTTCCTGGCAATGGACCCGGCGGGACATGCCGGGCAGTGAGTACTGCGAGCTGTGGGAACTCGACGATGGCTGGGGGGTGATGGGCAGCGTCGTGCTCGCGGAGAAGGGAGTGCCCTGTCTCGCGGAGTACTCCGTGGAGACGGACTCCCGGTGGCTGACACGCGAGACGCGCATCCTCCTGCGTCGAGGAGGTTCCTCCCAGTCGCTGGTCCTCCGCGCTGATGCTCAGCGGCGTTGGTGGCGTGGTGACGAGGAGGTCACTGCGTTCCGAGGCTGCACCGACGTGGACCTCGCCTTCACCCCCGCGACGAACACGCTGCCCATCCGCCGGTTGAACCTCGAAGTGGGACAGGCCCAAGACGTGACGGCCGCGTGGGTGCGGATGCCGGACCTCTCGTTGGTGCCGTTGCCGCAGAGATACACACGTCTAGGCCCCACGACTTTTCGCTACGAGAGCGGGGGAGGGAGCTTCGTCGCGGACGTGGAGACCGATGAGCTCGGCCTCGTGACACGCTACCCGCCTGCCTGGGAGCGCATCGCGACCGGGGCCCCGGACACGGGCCGTGGCTTTCTCTGA
- a CDS encoding DUF5683 domain-containing protein, which produces MSRPGVAALLSFLIPGVGQIYNGDILRGVFWLIITPGFWVGTGGCLGWVCHIIAAATAYNRAEAKEKYRVTVV; this is translated from the coding sequence ATGTCGCGTCCCGGTGTCGCAGCCCTGCTGTCATTCCTGATTCCTGGTGTGGGGCAGATCTATAACGGGGACATCCTGCGCGGGGTTTTCTGGCTCATCATCACACCCGGATTCTGGGTGGGCACGGGCGGATGCCTCGGCTGGGTGTGCCACATCATCGCCGCCGCCACCGCCTACAACCGCGCGGAGGCCAAGGAGAAGTACCGCGTCACCGTCGTCTAG
- a CDS encoding MASE1 domain-containing protein → MLLLAGVYLVVARLGLSLSTVAGNVSPVWPPTGVALAALLLRGPVLWPGVFLGAWLATASTGVTWATALGVAVGNTLASVLGAWLARRTRMGSDLSRIRDVVVLCLGAGMVCTGVSSLVGPLCLWLGGTLPSDVLGHAVWVWWVGDLMGVLVVAPPLMVLSRPSWPQRMGEAVALASLTIVLGAGVFLFRAIQPGLAYGASFLLFPMSALAALRFGPRGAATATLGISTVAIFGTVNGQGPFSSGNVAQDLLVLQLFIVVNAVTGQLLAAATEERRRAVEKLQLLATTVRGVHEGVFIAEVMSPGKLHTVFANDALSLLLGRPREELLELDPCHLYGEQDSKLRQRVSDSVLAGESLCVEVSLPRKDGRVVSTEVLLSPVRATGGDVTHFVATHRDITATRELQARLVAAERVAAVGTLAAGVGHEINNPLAYLVLNLEAATRALTEGGLLGAREAQAGVRGALEGAERIRLIVRDLQVFSRQGDQERTLVDLNALVPPAVRIISHALRHRARLVEEFGPVPRVLGSEARLGQVLLNLLVNAMQAVPEGNPSLHEVRVRTSTDASGQARVDVVDTGVGISSQVMSRIFEPFFTTKPTGEGTGLGLAICQQIVRNHGGELKVSSEVGKGSVFTMLLPAAPMQAEVASRPVARAMPPMPTTARRGRVLVVDDEPRLAQSMRLLLEPYHDVVTTLRGGEALALVTAGHRFDVILCDLQMPEMDGAGLYRRLGVMAPELTQRMVFISGGAYTAETRAFIATVPNLVLEKPVRPEVLMASVDAALDALAAQGKEEQEDSVARAGGARH, encoded by the coding sequence ATGCTGTTGCTGGCCGGCGTGTACCTCGTGGTCGCCCGGCTGGGCCTGTCCTTGTCCACCGTGGCGGGCAACGTCAGCCCCGTGTGGCCACCCACGGGCGTGGCCCTCGCCGCGCTGTTGCTGCGTGGCCCCGTGCTCTGGCCCGGGGTCTTCCTGGGCGCCTGGCTGGCGACCGCCTCCACCGGGGTGACGTGGGCCACGGCGCTGGGCGTCGCCGTCGGCAACACGTTGGCCAGTGTGCTCGGCGCGTGGCTGGCGCGGCGCACGCGCATGGGCTCGGACCTTTCCCGCATCCGGGATGTCGTCGTGTTGTGCCTGGGCGCGGGGATGGTGTGCACCGGGGTGAGCTCGCTGGTAGGCCCGCTGTGCCTGTGGCTCGGGGGCACGCTGCCTTCGGATGTGCTGGGGCACGCCGTCTGGGTGTGGTGGGTGGGCGACCTGATGGGCGTGCTCGTGGTGGCGCCGCCCTTGATGGTGCTGAGCCGTCCCTCCTGGCCTCAACGCATGGGCGAGGCCGTCGCGCTGGCATCGCTGACCATCGTGCTCGGCGCGGGTGTCTTCCTCTTCCGCGCCATTCAACCGGGGCTCGCGTACGGGGCCAGCTTCCTGCTCTTCCCCATGTCGGCGCTCGCGGCGCTGCGCTTCGGACCTCGAGGCGCGGCGACGGCGACGCTGGGCATCTCCACCGTCGCCATCTTCGGCACCGTGAATGGCCAGGGACCGTTCTCCTCGGGCAACGTCGCGCAGGACCTGCTGGTGCTCCAGCTCTTCATCGTCGTCAACGCCGTGACGGGCCAACTCCTCGCCGCGGCGACCGAGGAGCGGCGGCGCGCGGTGGAGAAGCTCCAGCTCCTCGCCACCACGGTGCGGGGGGTCCACGAAGGGGTCTTCATCGCGGAGGTGATGAGCCCCGGCAAGCTGCACACCGTGTTCGCCAACGACGCGCTCAGCCTGCTGCTGGGACGTCCCCGCGAGGAGCTGCTGGAGCTGGACCCGTGCCACCTCTACGGTGAGCAGGACTCCAAGCTGCGTCAGCGCGTGAGTGACTCCGTGCTGGCGGGTGAGTCGCTCTGCGTGGAGGTGTCGCTGCCGCGCAAGGATGGCCGCGTGGTGTCCACCGAGGTGCTGCTGTCTCCCGTGCGCGCCACGGGTGGAGACGTGACGCACTTCGTGGCCACCCATCGCGACATCACCGCGACCCGGGAGCTCCAGGCTCGGCTCGTGGCCGCCGAACGTGTCGCCGCGGTGGGGACCCTCGCGGCGGGCGTGGGACACGAAATCAACAACCCGCTGGCCTACCTGGTGCTCAACCTGGAGGCCGCGACCCGTGCGCTGACGGAGGGCGGATTGCTGGGGGCTCGCGAGGCCCAGGCCGGTGTGCGGGGCGCGCTGGAGGGCGCCGAGCGCATCCGGCTCATCGTCCGAGACCTCCAGGTGTTCAGCCGTCAGGGAGACCAGGAGCGGACGCTCGTGGACCTCAACGCGCTGGTGCCGCCCGCGGTGCGCATCATCAGCCATGCCTTGCGCCACCGCGCGCGGCTGGTCGAGGAGTTCGGCCCGGTGCCCCGCGTCCTGGGCAGCGAAGCGCGACTGGGACAGGTGCTGCTCAACCTGCTCGTGAACGCGATGCAAGCCGTGCCCGAGGGCAACCCGAGCTTGCACGAGGTGCGCGTGCGCACCAGCACGGACGCGTCCGGCCAGGCGCGGGTGGACGTGGTGGACACCGGCGTGGGTATCTCCTCCCAGGTGATGTCGCGCATCTTCGAGCCCTTCTTCACCACCAAGCCCACGGGAGAAGGCACCGGGTTGGGGCTGGCCATCTGCCAGCAGATTGTCCGCAACCACGGTGGAGAGCTGAAGGTGAGCAGCGAAGTCGGAAAGGGCTCCGTCTTCACCATGTTGCTCCCAGCGGCGCCGATGCAGGCGGAGGTGGCCTCCCGTCCCGTGGCGCGTGCCATGCCGCCCATGCCCACCACTGCGCGGCGGGGCCGGGTGCTGGTGGTGGATGACGAGCCCCGTCTGGCGCAGTCCATGCGCCTGTTGCTGGAGCCCTACCACGACGTCGTCACCACGCTGCGCGGTGGCGAAGCGCTGGCACTGGTGACAGCAGGCCATCGCTTCGACGTCATCTTGTGCGACTTGCAGATGCCGGAGATGGACGGCGCCGGGCTCTACCGCCGGCTGGGTGTGATGGCGCCCGAGCTCACCCAGCGGATGGTGTTCATCTCCGGCGGCGCGTACACCGCCGAGACGCGGGCCTTCATCGCGACGGTGCCCAACCTGGTGTTGGAGAAGCCCGTCCGGCCGGAGGTGCTGATGGCCTCCGTGGACGCCGCGTTGGATGCGCTGGCGGCCCAGGGCAAGGAGGAGCAGGAGGACTCGGTGGCGCGTGCCGGTGGGGCTCGGCACTGA
- a CDS encoding NADPH:quinone oxidoreductase family protein — protein MKAIRLHQFGGPEELRLDDVPMPKPGEGEVRIRVYASGLNFTDLAQREGRLPGAPPLPFIPGLEAAGVVDAVGPSVEGLAPGARVVAILPGQGAFSTHAVAPAATTLRIPDSVSFEQAVCLPAQAPTALLGLREGARLREGESVYIPSAAGGVGSLLVQVAKRMGASRVIGGVSRESKRALVSRLGADATVDTSRPDWPEQVREATRGLGADIVFVAGGGEVPGQSLRALAFRGRLVLYGAESMFGTQWSIEQMAGVLAQNQSITGFATFTLPFESRHAALREALTLVERGHLQPVIGQSFPLEAVAQAHQAMAERSTTGKVVIRVE, from the coding sequence ATGAAAGCCATTCGTCTGCACCAGTTCGGTGGCCCCGAGGAGCTGCGCCTCGACGACGTCCCCATGCCCAAGCCCGGCGAGGGCGAGGTGCGCATCCGCGTGTACGCGTCGGGTCTCAATTTCACGGACCTGGCGCAGCGCGAGGGCCGTCTGCCGGGTGCGCCTCCCCTGCCCTTCATCCCGGGCCTGGAGGCCGCGGGAGTCGTGGACGCGGTGGGGCCTTCCGTCGAGGGACTCGCTCCCGGCGCCCGGGTCGTCGCCATCCTCCCGGGACAAGGCGCGTTCTCGACCCACGCCGTGGCCCCGGCCGCCACCACGCTGCGCATCCCCGACAGCGTGTCCTTCGAGCAGGCCGTCTGTCTGCCCGCCCAGGCGCCCACGGCCCTGCTGGGACTGCGAGAAGGCGCGCGGCTTCGCGAAGGTGAATCCGTCTACATCCCCTCGGCGGCGGGAGGCGTGGGCAGTCTGCTGGTGCAGGTGGCGAAGCGGATGGGCGCCTCGCGTGTCATCGGAGGCGTGAGCCGCGAGTCCAAGCGGGCGCTGGTGTCACGACTGGGCGCGGATGCCACCGTGGACACCTCGCGCCCTGACTGGCCCGAGCAGGTCCGCGAGGCCACGCGAGGACTGGGCGCGGACATCGTCTTCGTCGCGGGCGGGGGCGAGGTTCCGGGGCAGAGCCTGCGCGCCCTCGCCTTCCGAGGACGGCTGGTGCTCTACGGCGCGGAGAGCATGTTCGGCACGCAGTGGAGCATCGAGCAGATGGCGGGAGTGCTGGCGCAGAACCAGAGCATCACGGGCTTCGCCACCTTCACGCTGCCCTTCGAGTCTCGTCACGCGGCGCTCCGCGAGGCCCTCACCCTGGTTGAACGAGGACACCTCCAGCCGGTCATCGGACAGAGCTTCCCGCTCGAGGCCGTCGCGCAGGCCCATCAAGCGATGGCGGAGCGGAGCACCACGGGCAAGGTCGTCATCCGCGTCGAGTGA
- a CDS encoding AraC family transcriptional regulator, translating to MRQKSVSLVQASGAKPGLDVLADVLQGVHLRSRVHARYELTAPWGMRIDSAPFPVFYAVLRGNCLLSAGERELSLTGGDFVFLPAGARFTLKDRRGSRVLPVEAIYATRQPIRCGGLLHHGGGGEAVTVLVGSFTFEGETLSPLARHLPTLLHVRRDDPASSRWLESTLRFVASEIEAQQPGYETVVSRLADVLFVQALRAHLESSSKDNGWLRALVDPRIGAVLQRVHEKPEAPWTLEGLARVASMSRSVFAERFKQLVGEPPLVYVGRWRMHRAMTLMRASDTSVAEVARAVGYETESAFGKAFRRWVGMTPGAFRRSASATPAPGGTPAASPSPGRRAG from the coding sequence ATGCGCCAGAAGTCCGTTTCTCTCGTCCAAGCGTCCGGAGCAAAGCCGGGCCTCGATGTCCTCGCGGATGTGCTCCAGGGCGTGCACCTGCGCAGCCGCGTGCACGCGCGCTATGAGCTGACCGCGCCCTGGGGCATGCGCATCGACAGTGCGCCTTTCCCGGTCTTCTACGCGGTGCTGCGTGGCAACTGCCTTTTGTCCGCGGGAGAGCGGGAGCTGTCGCTGACGGGAGGTGACTTCGTGTTCCTCCCCGCGGGAGCGCGGTTCACCTTGAAGGACCGACGCGGCTCGCGCGTGTTGCCCGTGGAGGCCATCTACGCGACGCGCCAGCCGATTCGGTGTGGCGGCTTGCTGCACCATGGCGGAGGCGGCGAGGCGGTGACGGTGCTCGTTGGCTCCTTCACCTTCGAGGGCGAGACCTTGAGTCCGCTGGCGCGGCACCTGCCCACGCTGCTGCATGTGCGGAGGGATGACCCCGCGTCCTCGCGTTGGCTGGAGTCGACCCTGCGCTTCGTGGCCTCCGAAATCGAGGCCCAGCAACCGGGTTACGAGACCGTCGTCAGCCGGCTGGCGGATGTCCTCTTCGTCCAGGCGCTGCGAGCGCATCTGGAGAGCTCCTCCAAGGACAACGGCTGGCTGCGTGCCCTGGTGGACCCGCGCATCGGCGCGGTGCTCCAGCGGGTCCACGAGAAGCCCGAGGCACCGTGGACGCTGGAGGGGCTGGCGCGCGTCGCGAGCATGTCGCGCTCCGTGTTCGCGGAGCGCTTCAAGCAGCTCGTGGGAGAGCCGCCCCTGGTCTACGTGGGCCGCTGGCGGATGCACCGGGCCATGACGCTGATGCGGGCGAGCGACACCTCCGTGGCGGAAGTGGCGCGCGCCGTGGGCTACGAGACGGAGAGCGCTTTTGGAAAGGCCTTCCGCCGGTGGGTGGGCATGACGCCTGGAGCGTTCCGCCGCTCGGCGTCCGCTACTCCAGCGCCTGGGGGAACGCCGGCAGCTTCGCCATCTCCCGGGCGTCGTGCTGGATGA
- a CDS encoding serine hydrolase, which produces MHSAIAALVTAVSLGVSPAAPAQSPSNTQSPQAAASPDVRAVTAKLDSVIDKAIQEQRIVGTVVVVVKDGQVVYHRAAGYADREARTPMREDTVFRLASMTKPLVSASALALVEQGKLSLEDPVTKWLPTFRPKLADGREPVITVRHLMTHTSGLMYGFQHAPGQGYPKAGISDGLDLQPGLTLEENLRRLASVPLAFEPGARWHYSLSTDVLGAVVARAGGAPLPQVVEKWVTQPLKMKDTAFSVSDATRLAVAYTDGRPIPVRMTGKGHGVPFGEGVVQFAPDRALTPNAYPSGGAGMVGSAGDFARFLEALRLGGAPVLKQSTIDQFGVLQRGPEAQTQGPGWGWGMLSAVLVDPAQAHSPQSAGTWQWGGAYGHNWFVDVKKKLTVVAMTNTAFEGMNGPFTREVRDAAYATATTDASVPAVKLHPLDCGYAEFKDLGPFSDTGEYDGQPGTLSAPCFLIRHPRGNLLWDAGLGDHLAQEPEGHEQRPGVRFVVKKTLASQLEQLGLKASDVQFVAFSHLHADHIGNARNFQSATWLVHRDEWNWSQQKPTPSGVDASLLAGHTKQKTVLLNSDHDVFGDGSVRILKTPGHTPGHQVLLVRLPKTGNVMLSGDLFHSRENFEQGRMPSFNFNRADTLASIDRVNRVLRNTSARIIIQHDAREMAKLPAFPQALE; this is translated from the coding sequence ATGCATTCTGCCATCGCCGCCCTGGTCACCGCCGTGAGCCTGGGCGTTTCCCCGGCTGCTCCCGCTCAATCCCCGTCGAACACGCAGTCCCCCCAGGCCGCCGCCAGCCCGGACGTGCGCGCCGTCACCGCGAAGCTGGACTCGGTCATCGACAAGGCCATCCAAGAGCAGCGCATCGTCGGCACCGTGGTGGTCGTCGTGAAGGACGGCCAGGTCGTCTACCACCGCGCCGCGGGCTACGCGGACCGCGAGGCCCGGACGCCCATGCGCGAGGACACGGTGTTCCGGCTGGCCTCCATGACCAAGCCGCTGGTCTCCGCCTCGGCCCTGGCGCTGGTGGAGCAGGGCAAGTTGTCCCTGGAGGACCCCGTCACCAAGTGGCTGCCGACGTTCCGCCCCAAGCTCGCGGATGGACGTGAGCCCGTCATCACCGTGCGCCACCTGATGACGCACACCTCCGGCCTGATGTACGGCTTCCAGCACGCTCCGGGGCAGGGCTACCCGAAGGCTGGCATCTCCGACGGGCTCGACCTCCAGCCCGGGCTCACGCTGGAGGAGAACCTGCGCCGCCTCGCGTCGGTGCCGCTCGCGTTCGAGCCAGGCGCGCGGTGGCACTACTCGCTATCGACGGACGTGCTGGGCGCCGTGGTGGCCCGCGCGGGTGGCGCGCCGCTGCCGCAGGTGGTGGAGAAGTGGGTCACCCAGCCCTTGAAGATGAAGGACACGGCGTTCAGCGTGAGTGATGCCACGCGGCTCGCCGTCGCGTACACGGACGGAAGACCCATCCCGGTGCGCATGACGGGCAAGGGCCACGGCGTGCCCTTTGGCGAGGGCGTGGTCCAGTTCGCTCCGGACCGCGCGCTGACCCCCAACGCGTACCCCTCCGGAGGCGCGGGCATGGTGGGGTCCGCTGGCGACTTCGCGCGGTTCCTGGAGGCGCTGCGGCTGGGTGGCGCTCCCGTGCTGAAGCAGAGCACCATCGACCAGTTCGGAGTGCTGCAGAGGGGTCCGGAAGCGCAGACGCAGGGCCCGGGTTGGGGCTGGGGAATGCTGTCGGCGGTGCTGGTCGACCCGGCGCAGGCGCACAGCCCTCAGTCCGCGGGGACGTGGCAGTGGGGCGGGGCCTACGGCCACAACTGGTTCGTGGACGTGAAGAAGAAGCTCACCGTGGTGGCGATGACCAACACCGCGTTCGAGGGCATGAACGGCCCCTTCACGCGTGAGGTGCGCGACGCGGCCTACGCGACGGCCACCACGGACGCCTCGGTGCCCGCCGTGAAGCTGCATCCGCTCGACTGCGGCTACGCCGAGTTCAAGGACCTGGGCCCGTTCTCCGACACCGGCGAGTACGACGGCCAGCCCGGCACGCTCTCCGCCCCGTGCTTCCTCATCCGCCACCCGCGCGGCAACCTGCTGTGGGACGCGGGCCTGGGTGACCACCTGGCCCAGGAGCCCGAGGGTCATGAGCAGCGCCCCGGTGTCCGCTTCGTGGTGAAGAAGACCCTGGCCTCGCAGCTCGAGCAACTGGGGCTGAAGGCCTCCGACGTCCAGTTCGTGGCCTTCTCACACCTGCATGCCGACCACATCGGCAACGCGCGCAACTTCCAGTCCGCGACGTGGTTGGTCCATCGCGACGAGTGGAACTGGTCCCAGCAGAAGCCCACGCCGTCCGGGGTCGACGCGAGCCTGCTCGCGGGCCACACGAAGCAGAAGACGGTGCTGCTCAACTCGGACCATGACGTGTTTGGCGATGGCTCGGTGCGCATCCTGAAGACGCCGGGCCACACCCCGGGGCATCAAGTCCTCCTGGTGCGGCTGCCGAAGACGGGCAACGTCATGCTGTCGGGCGACTTGTTCCACTCTCGGGAGAACTTCGAGCAGGGCCGGATGCCCTCCTTCAACTTCAACCGCGCGGACACGCTCGCCTCCATCGACCGCGTCAACAGGGTGCTGCGCAACACGAGCGCGCGAATCATCATCCAGCACGACGCCCGGGAGATGGCGAAGCTGCCGGCGTTCCCCCAGGCGCTGGAGTAG
- a CDS encoding TetR/AcrR family transcriptional regulator, protein MKKATPLPSPSPRPRGRPREFDEAKVLDQALEVFWRLGYEGATVADLTGATGLSATSLYAAFDSKEGLYRRVLEHYREGPGGNTGRALEEEPTARGGFERVLREAARNFTRRKLPPGCMISTAVLRCAQAHRPVADLVSSLRQATVASFRERLARAVREGELPEGTDTGALARYFGALLQGMSVQAADGATEADLLALAAVAMRAWDGGDGRPRAR, encoded by the coding sequence ATGAAAAAAGCGACCCCCCTCCCATCCCCGTCTCCGCGGCCTCGAGGCCGGCCCCGCGAATTCGATGAGGCGAAGGTGCTGGACCAGGCCCTGGAGGTGTTCTGGCGCCTGGGCTACGAGGGCGCGACGGTGGCGGACCTCACCGGGGCGACGGGCCTGAGCGCGACCAGCCTCTATGCGGCCTTCGACTCCAAGGAGGGGCTGTACCGGCGGGTGCTGGAGCACTACCGGGAGGGCCCTGGCGGCAACACCGGGCGTGCGCTCGAGGAGGAGCCCACCGCGCGGGGCGGCTTCGAGCGGGTGCTGCGCGAGGCGGCCCGGAACTTCACGCGCCGCAAGCTTCCTCCGGGGTGCATGATATCGACGGCCGTGCTGCGGTGCGCGCAGGCGCACCGGCCCGTGGCGGACCTTGTCTCCAGCCTCCGCCAGGCCACGGTGGCGTCCTTCCGGGAGCGCCTGGCCCGCGCAGTGCGGGAGGGGGAGCTGCCCGAGGGGACCGACACGGGGGCCCTGGCCCGCTACTTCGGCGCCCTGCTGCAGGGGATGTCGGTGCAGGCCGCGGATGGCGCCACGGAGGCGGACCTGCTCGCACTGGCCGCGGTGGCGATGCGAGCCTGGGATGGAGGGGACGGCCGCCCGCGCGCGCGGTGA